One window from the genome of Plasmodium berghei ANKA genome assembly, chromosome: 3 encodes:
- a CDS encoding BIR protein, producing MDDYVCEQFQIVSNWISDELGSDGNYQIEDEHKLNVYCVNNECDGDLDIINAGCLFLFEKLFGSYGFFNNHNRINIVEYILIWLSYMLSLKSHDNIVNLEEFYDQYINHGNEYINSINCDDYNTSYVNLIDKKLDLMNMDIKDISKFYDAFKSLCDIYSEFDGKTSNCTKCSDEAQEFAKKYDDLNENYNNTKGSPYNKILSTLSNDYNNFKNKCNGAQSIKFPTLPTYSRRSVIKKTIISIVFIFVAVSIFLGIAYKYSLFGRRKRALKQYLREKIKNIKKRMNHSYMIQERDYFRNSNNG from the exons ATGGATGACTATGTg TGTGAACAGTTCCAGATAGTAAGTAATTGGATTTCCGATGAATTGGGCAGTGACGGAAACTATCAAATTGAAGATGAACATAAATTAAATGTGTATTGTGTTAATAATGAATGTGATGGTGACCTCGATATAATTAATGCTGgatgtttatttttgtttgaaAAATTGTTTGGGAGTTATggattttttaataatcaTAATAGAATAAATATTGTTGAATACATTTTGATATGGTTAAGTTATATGTTAAGCCTAAAATCACATGACAATATCGTCAATCTAGAAGAATTTTATGatcaatatataaatcatgGTAATGAGTATATTAATTCTATAAATTGTGATGATTATAATACTAGTTATGTAAATCTTATAGATAAAAAGCTTGATTTGATGAATATGGATATTAAAGATATatctaaattttatgatgCATTTAAATCATTATGTGATATATATTCTGAATTTGATGGAAAAACGTCAAATTGCACAAAATGTTCGGATGAAGCTCAAGAATTtgctaaaaaatatgatgatcttaatgaaaattataataatactaaAGGAAGTCcctataataaaatattgtcTACATTATCaaatgattataataattttaaaaataaatgtaatgGTGCTCAATCTATCAAATTTCCAACCCTTCCAACATATTCACGAAGATCAGTAATAAAGAAAACTATAATTTCgattgtatttatatttgttgcAGTATCAATTTTCTTGGGAATTGCTTATaag tattcGTTATTTGGACGTCGGAAACGAGCTctaaaacaatatttaagagaaaaaataaaaaatataaagaagaGAATGAATCATTCATATATGATTCAAGAGCGTGACTATTTCAggaatagtaataatgGTTGA
- a CDS encoding fam-b protein: MRVSILKYVLFSIVICSFEYAKNELYFVNDRGIYLERNVINFRNNRILAYADNEFDLNGFYESTLSLASQLGDCVEGNKEIAHLRNIIDSHIKKHKESNTSLDLKNVDSKANKIINELRKELEEVKKDISDKMNGELAIQPIHDKIIIKKYENGSVSEHEDFKQLKNNENNEITSSNRHMKSKLTKKYRKEAIKYILSWLTLVAVAVSVPITGLFSLMILLIPSGFSIFFFHWRVYKYSFKLRKILK, from the exons ATGAGAGTCagtattttaaaatatgttctTTTTTCAATTGTTATTTGTTCTTTTGAATATGCCAAAAAT GAACTATACTTTGTAAACGATAGAGGGATATACCTTGAAAGGAATGTAATAAACTTTAGAAATAATAGGATATTAGCATATGCAGATAACGAATTTGATTTAAATGGATTTTATGAATCAACTTTGAGTCTTGCAAGTCAACTTGGTGATTGTGTTGAAGGTAACAAAGAAATAGCACACCTTCGAAATATTATAGATTCACATATAAAGAAGCATAAAGAAAGTAATACATCActtgatttaaaaaatgtagataGTAAGgcaaacaaaataattaatgaGCTTCGAAAAGAATTAGAAGaagtaaaaaaagatatttCTGATAAAATGAATGGTGAATTAGCAATACAGCCTATacatgataaaataataataaaaaaatatgaaaatggTTCTGTATCAGAACATGAAGACTTTAAacaattgaaaaataatgaaaataatgaaattacATCAAGTAATCGTCATATGAAATCAAAATTgactaaaaaatatagaaaggAAGCAATCAAATACATCCTGTCGTGGTTGACACTTGTAGCAGTTGCTGTTTCGGTACCAATAACAGGGTTGTTTAGCTTAATGATACTACTCATACCGTCTGgattttccatattttttttccattggagagtttataaatattcctttaaattaagaaaaatattaaaataa